In Chryseobacterium salivictor, the DNA window TTAAAATTCTTTATTAATTAATAATTTGGTATGTTTCCCGATACGGGCAATTTGTTTTTTATTGTCGACTAATCTTAGTTGTTCGATATCATCACAATTAACTATCGCAAAACCATTAGAAAGATTATTCTTTTGTTTTGATAATTCAATCAATGCTTGTTTTTGCTTTTCATTTGGAAGTAATTCAAAAACATCAAAAATCAAAATTTCATAACAGCTAAAAAAGTCGCTCCACAAAAGATTTTTTGAAAACCTTCGTATTTGTTTATATTGGATATTATAAAAAATGGAAGAATCAAGAATACCCGTATCAATAAGCTCCTCTCTAAATTCTCGTTCTGGGTTTAACTCTCTTTCATTTCCAGATTCGAACCAATCTAAGACATCTATACAGTGTTTACCTTGCACCATAAATCTTAAATCAGAGGAACTCTTTTCATCAACATCTAGCCCATTTTTAGAATTGTCAGGCTTATAGCCCCATTTATTGAACAAACTATCATCTCCAAAGCGTTTATAAGCACCACCTACAGGTTGAAGCTGATTTTCTATCCTTCTATTTAGGACTAATAAATACTGGTTCGTATCAGGTATTTTAATTTTATATAATCCACTGATAGAAAACCGAATATCCATATTTTTATACTTCCAATGCTTAGTTTTAAAGTATAACTGCAAGTAATTCCTATTTTCCCAGATTATAGTTGCCCCTTTGGACAAAAGAGGCTTTGCCGCAGCTATTAAAGTTGGTATTATTCCTGCCATATATTTTTTTTTAATTGGTTAAACTACAAGCATCCTTATTACCAGATGCTTGTAATTAATTCAAAGGATTATCTTTCTTTTTTAATTCCTTTGAAAGGAGTGTTGCTAGAGGTTTTAACATCCATAAACCTACCCGTATTTGCATCACGTTTTACCCAAGAATCGATTTTGGGATTGTAGGTTTGTGAACGGTCTCTAACCGCACCGTTTCTGTGACCATCGCCACTTGGTGGATTTGTTGCCATTGTTGAAACAATTTAATTAATTCCTCTAATTTTTATCGGTGTAAAGGATTTACCTCCAGACACAAACTGTATCTAAAGTATAAAGTCAAAAGCGTGACATTGTAATTTATTTTTGTAATTTGTCACGGATTTTTATTTAACACTTAAGTAAATGACAATAGACGAAATTGAAGACACATTATTAGTCATTTCTGAAAAACTGAATGATGAACAACCTGCTATAAATGCTTTTACGAAGCTGTATAAGAGCTATAGTAAATTTTTATGTTCGGTTATTTCGAGAGGATTAAAAAACAGTGGTATTTATGACGAACAAATTTTGAACACGGTTATCAATAATACATTTTATAAAATTTATGATAATCCCCTAATTTTTTCGTTTCCTGCGAATGCAACAGGTGATAGGTTTTTCAAAGCTTGGCTTGCAACTGTTGCTAAGAATGAGTTAAAAAGATTACTTGAGGAATATTATGGTAAATCTATTTATCTTGAAAACGTAAAGGAGGAACCAATCATAGAAAGTGAAGAGATTTCGGACGACATTTTTAAAAGCGTGAATCTGAAAACAATGGATGAAGCATTAAATTTGCTATCTGAAAGGGATAGACATATACTTTTAACATTATATATGTATTATGATGAAGGAAAGAAAACGCCATCTGACGTTTTAAAAACTTTATCTGAAATGTATAATACTACAAATGTTAATATTAGAAAGATCAAGGAAAGAAGTGAGAAGAAAATAAAAGATTATTTCACAAAAAACACTCAGTTAAAACCTTTAAAAAATGACTAGCAAAAAAAGAATAA includes these proteins:
- a CDS encoding sigma-70 family RNA polymerase sigma factor, whose translation is MTIDEIEDTLLVISEKLNDEQPAINAFTKLYKSYSKFLCSVISRGLKNSGIYDEQILNTVINNTFYKIYDNPLIFSFPANATGDRFFKAWLATVAKNELKRLLEEYYGKSIYLENVKEEPIIESEEISDDIFKSVNLKTMDEALNLLSERDRHILLTLYMYYDEGKKTPSDVLKTLSEMYNTTNVNIRKIKERSEKKIKDYFTKNTQLKPLKND
- a CDS encoding SMODS-associated NUDIX domain-containing protein, with the translated sequence MAGIIPTLIAAAKPLLSKGATIIWENRNYLQLYFKTKHWKYKNMDIRFSISGLYKIKIPDTNQYLLVLNRRIENQLQPVGGAYKRFGDDSLFNKWGYKPDNSKNGLDVDEKSSSDLRFMVQGKHCIDVLDWFESGNERELNPEREFREELIDTGILDSSIFYNIQYKQIRRFSKNLLWSDFFSCYEILIFDVFELLPNEKQKQALIELSKQKNNLSNGFAIVNCDDIEQLRLVDNKKQIARIGKHTKLLINKEF